Proteins co-encoded in one Candidatus Glassbacteria bacterium genomic window:
- a CDS encoding diaminopimelate epimerase produces the protein MDFVKMHGIGNDYIFIERLEGALPGDLPELSRRMSDRHFGVGADGLVLIVPAGNGNAHCRMRMFNVDGSEAEMCGNAIRCVAKLVYESGKITDNPLRIETGAGLLELALNIEGGKVGSVRVDMGPPRLSPGEIGINLPGDRALEVTLEAEGREFRLNCVSMGNPHSVIFLDEPVEDFPVERYGRAIERDPLFVDRTNVEFVNVLGPNRLRQRTWERGSGETLACGTGAAAVAVAAILTGRAGPGLIHIRLNGGELELEWREGENVFMTGPAEEIFRGSWPE, from the coding sequence ATCGATTTCGTCAAAATGCACGGGATCGGTAACGACTATATCTTTATCGAACGCCTGGAGGGCGCCCTTCCCGGCGACCTGCCGGAGCTGTCGCGCCGGATGAGCGACCGCCATTTCGGCGTCGGCGCCGACGGGCTGGTGCTGATTGTCCCCGCCGGCAACGGCAACGCCCACTGCCGGATGCGGATGTTCAATGTCGATGGCAGCGAGGCGGAGATGTGCGGCAACGCTATCCGCTGCGTGGCCAAGCTGGTCTACGAAAGCGGAAAAATTACCGACAACCCGCTCCGGATCGAAACCGGCGCGGGGCTGCTGGAGCTTGCATTGAATATCGAGGGCGGGAAAGTCGGCTCGGTGCGGGTCGACATGGGTCCGCCCCGGCTGAGTCCAGGGGAGATCGGAATCAACTTGCCCGGTGATCGCGCGCTCGAGGTCACGCTGGAGGCCGAAGGACGCGAATTCAGGCTTAACTGCGTCTCGATGGGTAATCCGCATTCGGTGATTTTCCTCGATGAACCGGTCGAGGACTTTCCGGTGGAGCGCTACGGCCGCGCTATCGAGCGTGACCCGCTGTTTGTCGACCGGACCAATGTCGAGTTTGTCAACGTGCTCGGCCCCAATCGGCTTCGCCAGCGCACCTGGGAACGCGGCAGCGGCGAGACCCTGGCCTGCGGCACCGGCGCGGCCGCGGTTGCGGTGGCCGCAATCCTGACCGGGAGAGCCGGTCCCGGCCTGATTCATATCCGTCTCAACGGCGGCGAACTGGAGTTGGAGTGGCGCGAGGGAGAGAACGTATTC
- the lysA gene encoding diaminopimelate decarboxylase, protein MQAFEYIDGELYCEQVPLSRIAEEAGTPCYVYSSRALLDSYESYDRAFAGVDHLICFALKSNANLAVVHLMAGQGAGTDIVSRGELFRSLRAGVPGERIVYSGVGKTEDEVRYALENGIYCFNVESLPELEMIDRVAGSMDLIAPVSLRINPDVESDTHEYTTTGKKENKFGIPYDEALASYRRAAAYDNLRVIGIDTHIGSQILRTEPFVAACEKIARLYRELQSVGFELEFCDIGGGLGISYRDEVPPTPQQFAEAVLPVIEPLGCKVVVEPGRSISGNAGALLTRVIHYKQTAGKNFAVVDAGMNDIIRPSLYNAYHRIEPVIRTNGRGEVTIDVVGPICESGDWIAKDRPMTEIRAGELLCVYDAGAYTATMASNYNSRPRGAEVLVDGDRWRIVRRAESLEDLIRGEEL, encoded by the coding sequence ATGCAAGCCTTTGAATACATTGACGGAGAGCTTTACTGCGAGCAGGTGCCGCTGAGCAGGATTGCCGAGGAGGCCGGCACGCCGTGTTACGTATACAGCAGCCGGGCTCTGCTCGATTCCTACGAGAGTTACGACCGCGCGTTCGCCGGGGTCGATCACCTGATATGTTTCGCACTCAAGAGTAACGCCAATCTGGCCGTGGTCCACCTGATGGCCGGACAGGGCGCGGGCACGGACATAGTCAGCCGCGGCGAGCTTTTCCGCTCGCTCAGGGCCGGTGTCCCGGGCGAACGGATAGTTTACAGCGGCGTGGGCAAAACCGAAGATGAGGTCCGCTACGCGCTGGAAAACGGTATCTACTGCTTCAACGTCGAAAGCCTGCCCGAACTGGAAATGATCGACCGGGTGGCGGGCTCGATGGACCTGATCGCGCCGGTGAGCCTGCGGATCAACCCCGATGTGGAAAGCGACACCCACGAGTACACGACCACCGGCAAGAAGGAAAACAAGTTCGGCATTCCCTACGACGAGGCCCTGGCAAGTTATCGCAGGGCGGCAGCCTACGATAACCTCCGCGTGATCGGAATCGATACCCATATCGGGTCACAGATCCTCAGAACGGAGCCGTTCGTGGCGGCCTGCGAAAAAATCGCGCGCCTCTACCGTGAGCTTCAAAGCGTGGGGTTCGAGCTGGAGTTCTGCGATATCGGCGGCGGGCTGGGTATCAGTTATCGCGATGAGGTTCCCCCCACCCCGCAGCAGTTCGCCGAGGCCGTGCTGCCGGTAATCGAACCGCTGGGCTGCAAGGTGGTGGTCGAGCCGGGCCGCTCGATCAGCGGGAACGCTGGTGCGTTGCTGACCCGCGTGATCCATTACAAGCAGACCGCAGGCAAGAATTTCGCCGTGGTCGACGCGGGGATGAACGACATCATCAGACCCAGCCTCTACAACGCTTACCACCGGATCGAGCCGGTGATCCGGACCAATGGACGTGGCGAAGTGACTATCGACGTTGTCGGTCCGATCTGCGAAAGCGGCGACTGGATCGCAAAAGACCGTCCGATGACTGAAATCAGGGCCGGCGAGCTGCTCTGCGTCTACGACGCCGGGGCGTATACCGCCACGATGGCCTCGAACTACAACAGCCGTCCGCGCGGAGCCGAAGTCCTTGTTGATGGCGACCGATGGCGGATCGTGCGCCGGGCGGAATCGCTGGAAGACCTGATCCGCGGAGAGGAACTCTAA
- a CDS encoding PQQ-binding-like beta-propeller repeat protein: MSDWPMFHRDPSRTGFVADELDQPQRVKWLLETGDRIFYASPVVADGLCICGSRDGNLYAVDSLSGKLRWVSRTSDEGDLSVSAAESTVFAGSNRDGCLRALAADDGNAYWTFQTLGPVFASPLEVDDKVLIGSSDGHLYALDRTDGSLLWKHDCDGELRYAATLAGAVVCTGASDGYLHAVELTDGQCRWRFKTQGPLNCSPAVGGEIVYTGSDDHHLYAVELETGKLAWQFRTEGPVRCTPALAGKILAAGSLDGRCYGLDAETGRQLWSYRTNDAVYSSPAIAGKTVVFGSMDGYLYGLELETGRLTWRFEIGCDIISSPAIAGGMVYVGAENGRVYCLGA, encoded by the coding sequence GTGTCCGACTGGCCGATGTTTCACCGCGACCCATCCCGCACGGGATTTGTGGCCGATGAACTCGATCAGCCGCAGAGGGTTAAATGGCTGCTCGAAACCGGCGACCGGATTTTCTACGCCAGCCCGGTGGTGGCCGATGGTCTGTGTATCTGCGGCTCCCGTGACGGCAACCTCTACGCCGTGGACAGCCTGTCCGGTAAATTGCGCTGGGTGTCCCGGACCTCCGATGAGGGTGATCTGTCGGTGTCCGCCGCCGAAAGCACCGTGTTCGCCGGGTCGAACCGCGACGGTTGCCTGCGGGCGCTGGCCGCCGATGACGGGAACGCATACTGGACGTTTCAAACCCTGGGACCGGTGTTTGCCTCCCCGCTGGAAGTTGACGACAAGGTGCTGATCGGTTCATCCGATGGGCACCTCTACGCGTTGGACCGGACAGACGGCTCGCTGCTCTGGAAACACGACTGCGACGGGGAGCTGCGCTATGCCGCGACACTGGCCGGCGCCGTTGTCTGCACAGGAGCCAGCGACGGGTACCTTCACGCCGTTGAACTCACGGACGGCCAATGCCGCTGGCGATTCAAGACCCAGGGGCCGCTGAACTGCTCTCCGGCCGTTGGCGGAGAGATAGTCTATACCGGCTCGGACGACCACCATCTCTACGCCGTCGAGCTGGAAACAGGCAAGCTGGCCTGGCAGTTCCGTACCGAGGGACCGGTCCGCTGTACTCCGGCGCTTGCCGGAAAAATATTGGCCGCCGGGTCGCTGGACGGACGCTGTTACGGCCTTGACGCCGAAACCGGCCGTCAGTTGTGGAGCTACCGCACCAACGATGCTGTCTATTCCAGCCCGGCGATAGCAGGTAAAACGGTAGTATTCGGTTCCATGGACGGTTATCTTTACGGCCTGGAGCTTGAAACCGGCCGGCTGACCTGGCGTTTCGAGATCGGCTGCGACATTATTTCCAGCCCGGCGATCGCGGGCGGCATGGTATATGTCGGCGCGGAGAATGGCCGGGTCTACTGCCTGGGGGCTTGA